From a region of the Pseudomonas fulva 12-X genome:
- a CDS encoding 2OG-Fe(II) oxygenase, which yields MTTDLSDSLLSRIIDDLAEFGWSLQTQFAPAALTRQLAEECRQRIAQGTLAPAGTGRGHAVAVREGTRSDHIQWLEAGQSPACDGYLQLLDELRVAINQSLYLGLVDYESHFAFYPPGGFYLKHLDRFRDDDRRAVSAVLYLNDGWQVEEGGQLRLYLADGEVRDVLPEAGTLVVFLSADVPHEVLPATRDRLSLTGWFRRRGDGVF from the coding sequence ATGACGACAGACCTCTCCGATTCGCTGCTAAGCCGCATCATCGATGACCTTGCCGAATTCGGATGGTCGTTGCAAACCCAGTTCGCCCCCGCGGCGCTGACCCGCCAACTCGCTGAGGAATGCCGCCAGCGCATCGCCCAAGGCACCCTGGCGCCCGCCGGTACCGGCCGTGGCCACGCGGTGGCGGTGCGCGAAGGCACCCGCAGTGACCATATCCAGTGGCTCGAAGCCGGGCAGTCGCCGGCCTGCGACGGTTACCTGCAGTTGCTCGACGAACTGCGCGTGGCCATCAACCAGAGCCTTTATCTGGGGTTGGTGGACTACGAGAGCCACTTCGCTTTCTATCCGCCGGGCGGTTTCTACCTTAAGCACCTGGATCGCTTTCGCGACGATGATCGTCGCGCGGTGTCGGCCGTGCTGTACCTCAATGACGGCTGGCAGGTGGAAGAAGGCGGCCAGCTGCGGCTGTACCTAGCCGATGGCGAGGTGCGTGACGTGCTGCCCGAGGCCGGCACGCTGGTGGTATTTCTGTCTGCCGATGTGCCCCATGAGGTGCTGCCGGCCACTCGCGATCGTCTGTCCCTGACCGGCTGG
- a CDS encoding alpha/beta hydrolase, with translation MSELFQPEPLVASLRPLASAAPLSAAELAYRQFYGFVPREAIDSRLGWFEVDGYRIAAQLWQPVAPRATLLLLHGYYDHSGLYRHVIEWALEAGFAVLAVDLPGHGLSSGPRASIKDFAEYQAVLRAALKQADALGLPAPWHLCGQSTGGAILIDYLLNDQPLAEVGETILLAPLVRPRRWNWSQLSYRLLHRFVQEIPRRFSENSSDPEFLDFLRNRDPLQPRIVPTVWVGALSQWVPRIEKASRSKRSPLIVQGEADMTVDWRHNLTVLENKFSAPRILRLPEARHHLANEVAPLRERYFTYLGEQLDRAY, from the coding sequence ATGTCCGAACTCTTCCAACCCGAACCGCTGGTCGCCAGTCTGCGCCCGCTGGCCAGCGCTGCACCCCTGTCGGCGGCGGAACTGGCCTATCGGCAGTTCTATGGCTTCGTGCCGCGTGAGGCGATCGACAGCCGGCTCGGCTGGTTCGAGGTGGACGGCTACCGCATTGCAGCCCAGCTCTGGCAGCCCGTGGCGCCACGCGCCACCCTGCTGTTGCTGCACGGTTACTACGATCACAGCGGCCTGTACCGTCATGTGATCGAGTGGGCGCTGGAAGCCGGCTTCGCGGTACTGGCCGTGGACTTGCCGGGGCACGGGCTGTCCAGCGGGCCGCGGGCCAGCATCAAGGATTTCGCCGAATACCAGGCGGTGCTGCGCGCCGCGTTGAAGCAGGCCGATGCCCTGGGCCTGCCGGCGCCCTGGCACCTGTGCGGGCAGAGTACCGGCGGCGCGATCCTGATCGACTACCTGCTCAATGACCAGCCGCTGGCCGAGGTGGGTGAAACCATTCTGCTGGCGCCGCTGGTGCGGCCACGGCGCTGGAATTGGTCGCAGCTCAGCTACCGGCTGCTGCACCGCTTCGTGCAGGAAATTCCGCGGCGCTTCAGCGAGAACTCCAGTGACCCGGAATTCCTCGACTTCCTGCGTAACCGCGATCCGCTGCAGCCGCGGATCGTGCCGACCGTCTGGGTCGGCGCCCTGAGCCAGTGGGTGCCGCGCATCGAAAAGGCGTCGCGCAGCAAGCGCAGCCCGCTGATCGTGCAGGGTGAGGCGGATATGACGGTGGACTGGCGGCACAACCTGACGGTGCTGGAGAACAAGTTCAGCGCGCCGCGCATCCTGCGTTTGCCCGAAGCGCGGCATCACCTGGCCAACGAAGTGGCGCCGCTGCGAGAGCGCTACTTCACCTATCTCGGCGAGCAGCTGGATCGCGCTTACTGA
- a CDS encoding DUF6436 domain-containing protein: protein MARSRRTTLLACLIAALWLVAMLAAFWWFEARYLRPFDERTALFSGSELRLPEELAGPGQIRLVHFWDPACPCNVGNQQHLGELLERYRERGVQFYSVQKPGSQGQLPQALRALPPMDGLAGSQRLPASPAVAIWDQSGELAYFGPYSSGFNCTSGNSFVEPLLDALLEGRKVLADNNLASGCFCDWAP, encoded by the coding sequence ATGGCCCGCTCTCGCCGCACCACCCTGCTCGCCTGCCTGATCGCCGCGCTCTGGCTGGTCGCCATGCTCGCTGCCTTCTGGTGGTTCGAGGCCCGTTATCTGCGCCCGTTCGACGAGCGCACCGCGCTGTTTTCCGGCAGCGAGCTACGCCTGCCGGAGGAGCTGGCCGGCCCCGGCCAGATTCGCCTGGTGCACTTCTGGGACCCTGCCTGCCCCTGCAACGTCGGCAATCAGCAGCACCTCGGTGAGCTGCTGGAGCGCTACCGCGAGCGTGGCGTGCAGTTCTATTCCGTGCAGAAGCCCGGCAGCCAGGGGCAGTTGCCGCAAGCATTGCGCGCGCTGCCGCCAATGGACGGGCTGGCCGGCAGCCAGCGACTGCCGGCCAGCCCTGCGGTGGCGATCTGGGATCAAAGCGGCGAGCTGGCCTACTTCGGCCCCTACAGCAGCGGCTTCAATTGCACCTCGGGCAACAGCTTCGTCGAACCGCTGCTCGATGCGTTGCTGGAGGGTCGAAAGGTGCTGGCGGACAACAACCTGGCCAGCGGTTGTTTCTGCGATTGGGCGCCATGA
- a CDS encoding penicillin acylase family protein, whose translation MKRIIFTLTAVLLTVAGACAWYLYDKQPLRSGELVLQHLGAPVQVRYDERGVPHIEAQNEADLYRALGFVQAQDRLFQMEMLRRLARGELAEVLGAKLLPTDRLFRTLQIRERADQQARELDPESPHGKALAAYLDGINQYQNSRPAPLEFDLLGIEKRPFTAADTLSIAGYLAYSFAAALRSEPLLTRIRDELGSDYLKIFDLDWHPKGVLDTALGKDDWRMLDQLAALSDQALADSGLPQFEGSNAWAISGARTASGKPLLAGDPHIRFSAPSVWYEAHLKSPGFELYGHHQPATPVAFLGHNRDFAWTLTMFQNDDMDLIAERSNPNNPEQVWYQGRWVDLQQREEIIKVKDGEPVTLKLRRSPHGPIINDALGDSAGTTPVAMWWTFLETENPLLDAFYRLNRADTLAKGRAAAERIHAPGLNLVWANARGDIAWWAAARLPIRPAGVNPAFILDGSSEAADKLGFHPFSANPQEENPARGYIVSANFQPLPASGIEIPGYYNPPERGQRLNQRLAAPDVRWDIHNSQALQLDTATAYGPRLLAPILGELRAAAADQQERELVEALAAWQGEHPLQSLPATLFNQLTYELGRATLEPRLGAQAFEQLLSTRMIDSALPRLTADAASPWWALADGQPRSRGEAVAEAWRASLQHLRTTLGDDPAQWRWGQAHTLTHHHPLGVQWPLDALLNVGPLPAPGGHEMPNNLSHRIGPAPWAVGYGPSTRRLIDLADADNSLGINPLGQSGVPFDRHYSDQAQRFIQGQYVPQHLGTDDVAAHTRSTLTLQPAP comes from the coding sequence ATGAAACGCATCATCTTCACCCTGACGGCCGTGCTGCTGACGGTCGCCGGCGCTTGCGCCTGGTACCTGTACGACAAGCAGCCGCTGCGTAGCGGCGAGCTGGTGCTGCAGCACCTCGGCGCGCCGGTGCAGGTGCGCTATGACGAGCGCGGCGTGCCGCATATCGAAGCGCAGAACGAGGCCGACCTGTACCGCGCCCTGGGCTTCGTGCAGGCCCAGGATCGTCTGTTCCAGATGGAAATGCTGCGCCGCCTGGCCCGCGGTGAACTGGCCGAAGTGCTCGGCGCCAAGCTGCTGCCCACCGACCGCCTGTTCCGCACCCTGCAGATCCGCGAGCGTGCCGACCAGCAGGCCCGCGAGCTGGACCCCGAGAGTCCCCATGGCAAGGCGCTGGCCGCTTACCTCGACGGCATCAACCAGTACCAGAACAGTCGCCCGGCGCCCCTGGAGTTCGACCTGCTGGGCATCGAGAAACGTCCGTTCACTGCCGCCGACACCCTGTCCATCGCCGGCTACCTGGCCTACAGCTTCGCCGCGGCGCTGCGCAGCGAGCCGCTGCTGACGCGCATTCGTGATGAACTGGGTAGCGACTACCTGAAGATCTTCGATCTCGACTGGCACCCCAAGGGCGTTCTCGACACAGCCCTCGGCAAAGACGACTGGCGGATGCTCGACCAACTCGCCGCCCTGAGCGATCAGGCCCTGGCCGACAGCGGCCTGCCGCAGTTCGAGGGCAGCAACGCCTGGGCAATCTCCGGCGCGCGCACCGCCAGCGGCAAGCCACTGCTGGCCGGCGATCCGCACATTCGCTTCTCGGCGCCCTCGGTGTGGTACGAGGCGCACCTCAAATCGCCGGGCTTCGAGCTGTACGGCCATCATCAGCCGGCCACCCCGGTGGCGTTTCTCGGCCACAACCGGGATTTCGCCTGGACCCTGACCATGTTCCAGAACGATGATATGGACCTGATCGCCGAGCGCAGCAACCCGAACAACCCCGAGCAGGTCTGGTACCAGGGCCGCTGGGTCGACCTGCAGCAGCGCGAGGAAATCATCAAGGTCAAGGATGGCGAGCCGGTCACCCTAAAGCTGCGCCGCTCGCCCCACGGCCCGATCATCAACGATGCTCTGGGCGACAGCGCCGGCACCACGCCGGTCGCCATGTGGTGGACCTTTCTGGAAACCGAGAACCCGCTGCTCGACGCCTTCTACCGCTTAAACCGTGCCGACACCCTGGCAAAGGGCCGCGCCGCCGCCGAGCGTATCCATGCGCCGGGCCTCAACCTGGTGTGGGCCAACGCCCGCGGCGACATTGCCTGGTGGGCCGCAGCCAGGCTGCCGATACGCCCCGCCGGGGTGAACCCGGCGTTCATCCTCGATGGCAGCAGCGAGGCCGCCGACAAGCTCGGTTTCCATCCCTTCAGTGCCAACCCGCAGGAAGAAAACCCAGCGCGCGGCTACATCGTCTCGGCCAACTTCCAGCCGCTGCCGGCCAGCGGCATCGAGATTCCCGGCTACTACAATCCGCCCGAGCGCGGTCAACGTCTGAACCAACGGCTGGCCGCCCCGGACGTGCGCTGGGATATCCACAACAGCCAGGCCCTGCAACTGGATACCGCCACAGCCTACGGGCCGCGGTTGCTGGCACCGATCCTCGGCGAGCTGCGCGCCGCCGCGGCGGATCAGCAGGAGCGTGAGCTGGTCGAGGCGCTGGCCGCCTGGCAAGGTGAGCATCCGCTGCAATCGCTGCCGGCGACGCTGTTCAACCAGCTCACCTATGAACTGGGCCGCGCGACCCTGGAGCCGCGCCTGGGCGCGCAGGCCTTCGAGCAACTGCTGTCGACCCGAATGATCGACAGCGCCCTGCCGCGCCTGACCGCCGATGCAGCTTCGCCCTGGTGGGCGCTTGCCGATGGCCAGCCGCGCAGCCGCGGCGAAGCGGTGGCCGAGGCCTGGCGCGCCAGCCTCCAGCATTTACGAACCACGCTGGGCGACGACCCGGCGCAATGGCGCTGGGGCCAGGCCCACACACTCACCCATCATCATCCACTGGGCGTGCAATGGCCGCTGGATGCGCTGCTCAACGTCGGCCCGCTGCCGGCGCCCGGCGGTCACGAGATGCCCAACAACCTGTCGCACCGTATCGGGCCTGCGCCTTGGGCCGTGGGTTACGGGCCGTCGACGCGGCGGCTGATCGATCTGGCCGACGCCGACAACAGCCTGGGCATCAACCCGCTGGGCCAGAGCGGCGTGCCGTTCGACCGCCATTACAGCGACCAGGCCCAGCGTTTCATCCAGGGCCAGTACGTGCCCCAGCACCTCGGCACCGACGATGTCGCCGCCCACACCCGCAGCACCCTGACCTTGCAACCCGCGCCCTGA
- the rpmG gene encoding 50S ribosomal protein L33 translates to MRELIRLVSSAGTGHFYTTDKNKRTTPDKIEIKKYDPVVRKHVAYKEAKIK, encoded by the coding sequence ATGCGTGAACTGATCCGTTTGGTGTCCAGCGCCGGTACCGGCCACTTCTACACCACCGACAAGAACAAGCGCACTACCCCGGACAAGATCGAGATCAAGAAATACGATCCGGTCGTCCGCAAGCACGTTGCGTACAAGGAAGCCAAGATCAAGTAA
- the rpmB gene encoding 50S ribosomal protein L28 codes for MSRVCQVTGKGPVTGNNISHANNKTRRRFLPNLQHHRFWVESENRFVRLRLSTKGMRIIDKRGIDVVLAELRARGEKV; via the coding sequence ATGTCGAGAGTCTGTCAAGTTACCGGTAAGGGTCCGGTAACCGGGAATAACATTTCCCACGCAAACAACAAAACCCGTCGTCGTTTCCTGCCGAACCTGCAGCATCACCGCTTCTGGGTCGAGTCTGAGAACCGCTTCGTCCGTCTGCGTCTGTCCACCAAGGGCATGCGCATCATCGACAAGCGTGGTATTGACGTAGTGCTGGCCGAGCTGCGCGCTCGCGGCGAAAAGGTTTAA
- a CDS encoding ABC transporter substrate-binding protein, with protein sequence MRLALLPLLVAPLFAQAATLSVCTEASPDGFDVVQYNSLTTTNASADVLMNRLVEFDAAKGKLVPSLASSWKISDDGLTYTFTLRPDVLFHRTDYFKPTRRTLEADDVLFSFQRMLDPNHPWYKTAASGYPHAQSMQWPALIKAVEKVDAHTVRIILNKPDSTFLATLSMGFASIYSAEYADQLFRAGTPEKLNSQPIGTGPFVFRRFQKDAAVRYTANADYFAGKPKVDNLVFAITPDANVRLQRLRRGECQIALSPKPVDVEAASKDADLDTVKTAAFMTAFVAINSQHPPLDKPAVRQAINLAFDKSSYIKAVFENSAEPANGPYPPNTWSYARDLPGYAHDPQKARELLKQAGLADGFSTTIWTRPSGSLLNPNPSLGAQLLQADLAEVGIKAQIRVIEWGELIRRAKAGEHDLLFMGWAGDNGDPDNFLTPQFSCASVESGLNFARFCDAKLDKLIADGKAISDQAKRSALYKDAQAIIQQQALWLPLAHPTAYALTRKGVEGYSVSPFGRQDFSRVSVP encoded by the coding sequence ATGCGCCTTGCCCTGTTGCCGCTGCTCGTCGCCCCGCTGTTCGCCCAGGCCGCGACCCTGAGCGTCTGTACCGAAGCCAGCCCAGATGGCTTCGATGTGGTGCAGTACAACTCCCTGACCACCACCAACGCTTCGGCCGACGTGCTGATGAACCGCCTGGTGGAGTTCGACGCCGCCAAGGGCAAGCTGGTACCCAGCCTGGCCAGTAGCTGGAAGATCTCCGACGACGGCCTGACCTACACCTTCACCTTGCGCCCGGACGTGCTGTTCCACCGTACCGATTACTTCAAGCCCACCCGCCGGACGCTGGAAGCCGATGACGTGCTGTTCAGCTTCCAACGCATGCTTGACCCCAACCACCCCTGGTACAAGACCGCCGCCAGCGGCTACCCCCACGCCCAGTCCATGCAGTGGCCGGCGCTGATCAAGGCGGTGGAAAAGGTTGACGCCCACACCGTGCGCATCATCCTCAACAAGCCGGATTCGACCTTCCTCGCCACCCTGAGCATGGGCTTTGCCTCCATCTATTCCGCCGAGTACGCCGACCAGCTGTTCAGGGCCGGCACGCCGGAGAAGCTCAACAGCCAGCCGATCGGTACCGGACCCTTCGTGTTCCGCCGTTTCCAGAAGGATGCCGCGGTGCGCTACACGGCCAACGCCGACTACTTCGCCGGCAAGCCCAAGGTCGACAACCTGGTCTTCGCCATCACCCCGGATGCCAACGTGCGCCTGCAGCGCCTGCGCCGCGGTGAATGCCAGATCGCCCTGTCGCCCAAGCCGGTCGACGTCGAAGCGGCGAGCAAGGATGCCGACCTCGATACCGTGAAGACCGCCGCCTTCATGACCGCTTTCGTGGCCATAAACAGCCAGCACCCACCGCTGGACAAGCCAGCCGTGCGCCAGGCCATCAACCTGGCCTTCGACAAGAGCAGCTATATCAAGGCGGTATTCGAGAACAGCGCGGAACCGGCCAACGGCCCCTACCCGCCGAACACCTGGAGCTACGCCCGCGACCTGCCGGGCTACGCCCATGACCCGCAGAAGGCCCGCGAGCTGCTCAAGCAGGCCGGGCTGGCCGACGGCTTCAGCACCACCATCTGGACGCGCCCCTCGGGCAGCCTGCTCAACCCCAACCCGAGCCTGGGTGCGCAGCTGCTGCAGGCCGACCTGGCCGAAGTCGGCATCAAGGCGCAGATTCGCGTGATCGAGTGGGGCGAGCTGATCCGCCGCGCCAAAGCCGGCGAGCATGACCTGCTGTTCATGGGCTGGGCTGGCGACAACGGCGACCCGGACAACTTCCTGACCCCGCAGTTTTCCTGCGCCTCGGTGGAGTCGGGCCTGAACTTCGCGCGTTTCTGCGACGCCAAGCTCGACAAGCTGATCGCCGACGGCAAGGCCATCAGCGACCAGGCCAAGCGCAGCGCGCTGTACAAGGACGCCCAGGCGATCATCCAGCAGCAGGCGCTGTGGCTGCCCCTGGCCCACCCGACCGCCTACGCCCTGACCCGCAAGGGCGTCGAGGGTTACAGCGTCAGCCCCTTCGGCCGGCAGGACTTTTCCAGGGTCAGCGTGCCGTGA
- a CDS encoding esterase-like activity of phytase family protein: protein MRRLTYLHALLASTVCWASFATAQDTATAYPATLAGHAVLPAASFIQPPADAPADFTLSGKFSNGQRNEQVGSLEGLSANRPTGLSLPFEGQPLQGHSGIKHMPDGSFWVLTDNGFGTKANSADAMLYLNHYAIDFKSGEFKRLNTVFLSDPDKKVPFRIVHEGTPARYLSGADFDPESFQLIGDSIWIGDEFGPYLIKTDMKGRVQAVFDVEADGKPVRSPDNPALTPPAWPADAMNFQVRRSKGLEGMAAAKDGSKLYALLEGPLWDATSKAAEQHDGKNVLRVLEFDVASEAWTGRHWLYPLEQPGHAIGDFNMIDAASGLIIERDNGEGTADKACPPGEKGTTCFSDIARFKRVYKVAFDDGNVGQAVRKVGYIDLLAIQDPQRIARKPLNDGVLTFPFFTIENVDIVDDRHIVVGNDNNLPFSSSREPNRADDNEMVLLEVGELLKAR, encoded by the coding sequence ATGCGTCGACTCACTTACCTTCACGCACTACTGGCCAGCACGGTCTGTTGGGCCTCGTTCGCCACCGCCCAGGACACCGCCACCGCCTATCCGGCCACGTTGGCAGGCCATGCCGTGCTGCCGGCCGCGAGCTTCATCCAGCCGCCCGCCGACGCGCCGGCGGATTTCACCCTCAGCGGCAAATTCTCCAACGGCCAGCGCAATGAACAGGTCGGCAGCCTCGAAGGCCTGTCGGCCAATCGCCCCACCGGCCTCTCGCTGCCCTTCGAGGGCCAGCCACTGCAGGGCCACTCCGGCATCAAGCACATGCCGGACGGCAGCTTCTGGGTACTTACCGACAACGGCTTCGGCACCAAGGCCAACTCCGCCGACGCCATGCTCTATCTCAACCATTACGCCATCGACTTCAAGAGCGGCGAATTCAAGCGGCTGAACACGGTGTTTCTAAGCGACCCGGACAAGAAGGTCCCGTTTCGCATCGTTCACGAGGGCACACCGGCGCGCTACCTGAGCGGCGCGGACTTCGACCCGGAAAGCTTCCAGCTGATCGGCGATTCCATCTGGATCGGCGACGAGTTCGGCCCCTATCTGATCAAGACTGATATGAAGGGCCGCGTACAGGCGGTGTTCGATGTCGAGGCCGACGGCAAACCGGTGCGCTCGCCCGACAACCCAGCGCTGACGCCCCCCGCCTGGCCGGCCGACGCGATGAACTTCCAGGTGCGCCGCTCCAAGGGCCTGGAAGGCATGGCCGCCGCCAAGGACGGCAGCAAACTCTACGCACTACTGGAAGGCCCGCTGTGGGACGCGACCAGCAAGGCTGCCGAGCAGCACGACGGCAAGAACGTACTGCGTGTGCTCGAATTCGATGTCGCCAGCGAGGCCTGGACGGGCCGCCACTGGCTATACCCGCTGGAGCAACCCGGCCACGCCATCGGCGATTTCAACATGATCGATGCGGCCAGCGGCCTGATCATCGAACGCGACAATGGTGAAGGTACGGCGGACAAGGCCTGCCCGCCTGGCGAGAAGGGCACCACCTGTTTCTCGGATATCGCCCGCTTCAAGCGCGTCTACAAGGTCGCCTTCGATGACGGCAACGTCGGCCAGGCCGTGCGCAAGGTCGGCTACATCGACCTGCTCGCCATCCAGGACCCGCAACGCATCGCCCGCAAGCCGCTGAACGACGGCGTGCTGACCTTCCCGTTCTTCACCATCGAGAACGTCGACATCGTCGATGATCGGCATATCGTGGTCGGCAACGACAACAACCTGCCGTTCTCCAGCAGCCGCGAACCGAACAGGGCAGACGACAACGAAATGGTGCTGCTGGAAGTCGGCGAGCTGCTCAAGGCCCGCTGA
- the radC gene encoding RadC family protein codes for MSIREWPAAERPREKLLAQGAASLTDAELLAIFLRTGVAGQSAVDLARHLLADFGSLRALLQADLPSFSQRLGLGPAKFAQLQAVLEMGRRHLAEQLRRDSALGSPQAVRDYLKAQLRHEPHEVFGCLFLDAKHRVLAFEALFHGSIDSASVYPRQVVKRALAHNAAALILTHNHPSGVAEPSQADKVLTQRLKDALALVEVRVLDHFIVGDGEPLSMAEHGWM; via the coding sequence ATGAGCATTCGTGAGTGGCCCGCGGCAGAGCGCCCGCGGGAAAAACTGCTGGCCCAGGGAGCGGCCAGCCTGACCGACGCCGAACTGCTGGCGATCTTTCTGCGTACCGGTGTGGCGGGGCAGAGCGCGGTGGACCTGGCGCGCCACCTGCTCGCCGATTTCGGCAGCTTGCGCGCGCTGTTGCAGGCTGATTTGCCGTCTTTCAGCCAGCGCCTGGGCCTCGGCCCCGCCAAGTTCGCCCAGCTGCAGGCGGTGCTGGAAATGGGCCGTCGCCACCTGGCCGAGCAGTTGCGCCGCGACTCGGCGCTGGGAAGCCCCCAGGCGGTGCGCGATTACCTCAAGGCGCAGCTGCGTCACGAGCCCCATGAAGTGTTCGGTTGCCTGTTTCTCGATGCCAAGCACCGGGTGCTGGCTTTCGAGGCGCTATTTCACGGCTCCATCGACAGCGCCAGCGTCTATCCCCGTCAGGTGGTCAAGCGCGCCCTGGCCCATAACGCCGCGGCGCTGATCCTCACCCACAATCATCCCTCTGGCGTCGCCGAACCCAGCCAGGCCGACAAGGTACTGACCCAGCGCCTCAAGGACGCCTTGGCGCTGGTCGAAGTGCGCGTGCTCGACCATTTCATCGTCGGCGACGGCGAGCCACTGTCGATGGCCGAGCACGGCTGGATGTAG
- the coaBC gene encoding bifunctional phosphopantothenoylcysteine decarboxylase/phosphopantothenate--cysteine ligase CoaBC — protein MQRLYRKRIILGVGGGIAAYKSAELVRRLKDQGAEVRVVMTQGGREFITPLTLQALSGHPVHLDLLDPAAEAAMGHIELARWADLVLIAPATADLMARLAQGVADDLLTTLVLATDAPVALAPAMNQAMWRDPATLANVELLRSRGLKLFGPASGSQACGDVGLGRMLEADDLAHMAADCFEHLALTGKHVLITAGPTQENIDPVRYITNHSSGKMGFALAEAAVEAGAKVTLISGPVHLPTPDRVHRIDVVSARDMLAACEAAMPCDILIAAAAVADYRPEVVAQHKLKKDPNSGDGLLLQMVRNPDILATLAHRDDRPFSVGFAAETENLLEYASRKLKDKNLDLIVANDVANPSIGFNSEDNAITIIDRALQQTSFAQTSKGKIARQLVSFIAAQQPKS, from the coding sequence ATGCAGCGGCTGTATCGCAAACGCATCATCCTCGGCGTGGGTGGCGGCATCGCGGCGTACAAGAGCGCCGAGCTGGTCCGCCGCCTCAAGGATCAGGGCGCCGAAGTGCGCGTGGTCATGACCCAGGGCGGTCGCGAATTCATCACCCCGCTGACCCTGCAGGCGCTGTCCGGCCACCCGGTGCATCTGGATCTGCTCGACCCGGCGGCCGAAGCCGCCATGGGCCATATCGAACTGGCGCGCTGGGCCGATCTGGTGCTGATCGCCCCGGCCACCGCCGACCTGATGGCGCGCCTGGCCCAGGGCGTGGCCGATGACCTGCTGACCACCCTGGTGCTGGCCACCGATGCGCCGGTGGCCCTGGCGCCGGCCATGAATCAGGCGATGTGGCGCGACCCGGCCACCCTGGCCAACGTCGAACTGCTGCGCAGCCGTGGCCTGAAACTGTTCGGCCCGGCCTCCGGCAGCCAGGCCTGTGGCGACGTCGGCCTGGGCCGCATGCTCGAGGCCGACGACCTGGCGCACATGGCCGCAGACTGCTTCGAGCACCTGGCACTGACCGGCAAGCACGTGCTGATCACCGCCGGCCCGACCCAGGAAAACATCGACCCGGTGCGTTACATCACCAACCACAGCTCCGGCAAGATGGGTTTCGCCCTCGCCGAAGCGGCCGTAGAAGCCGGCGCCAAGGTCACCCTGATCAGCGGCCCGGTGCACCTGCCAACGCCCGACCGGGTCCACCGTATCGACGTGGTCAGCGCCCGCGACATGCTCGCTGCCTGCGAAGCGGCGATGCCCTGCGACATCCTGATCGCCGCCGCGGCGGTGGCCGACTACCGCCCGGAAGTTGTCGCCCAGCACAAATTGAAGAAAGACCCCAACAGCGGCGATGGCCTGCTGTTGCAGATGGTGCGCAACCCGGACATCCTCGCCACCCTGGCGCACCGTGACGACCGCCCGTTCAGCGTCGGCTTCGCCGCCGAGACCGAGAACCTGCTGGAGTACGCCTCGCGCAAACTCAAGGACAAGAACCTCGACCTGATCGTCGCCAACGACGTGGCCAACCCGAGCATCGGCTTCAACAGCGAGGACAACGCGATCACCATCATCGATCGCGCGCTGCAGCAGACCAGCTTCGCGCAGACCAGCAAGGGCAAGATCGCCCGCCAGTTGGTGAGCTTCATCGCCGCGCAGCAGCCCAAATCCTGA
- the dut gene encoding dUTP diphosphatase → MHALQAKILDPRLGSEFPMPAYATPGSAGLDLRAMLKQDLTLEPGQTVLIPTGLAIHVADPGLAALILPRSGLGHKHGIVLGNLVGLIDSDYQGELMVSCWNRGDTSFKMSIGERIAQLVLVPVIQARFEVVEEFDDSERGAGGFGHSGTK, encoded by the coding sequence ATGCACGCCTTACAAGCCAAGATCCTCGACCCACGCCTCGGCAGTGAATTTCCCATGCCCGCCTACGCCACGCCCGGTTCCGCCGGCCTGGACCTGCGCGCCATGCTCAAGCAAGACCTGACCCTGGAGCCGGGCCAGACCGTGCTGATTCCCACCGGCCTGGCCATTCACGTCGCCGATCCGGGCCTGGCCGCGCTGATCCTGCCGCGCTCGGGCCTGGGCCACAAACACGGCATCGTGCTGGGCAACCTGGTCGGCCTGATCGATTCGGACTACCAGGGCGAGCTAATGGTGTCGTGCTGGAACCGCGGCGACACCAGCTTCAAGATGAGCATCGGCGAGCGTATCGCCCAGCTGGTGCTGGTGCCGGTGATCCAGGCGCGCTTCGAAGTGGTCGAGGAATTCGACGACAGCGAACGCGGCGCCGGTGGATTCGGCCACTCGGGTACCAAGTGA